The following proteins are encoded in a genomic region of Mycoplasmopsis columbinasalis:
- a CDS encoding ATP-dependent Clp protease ATP-binding subunit, producing the protein MDFNFDEILDSLQNKTKKNDDEDDILKKYGKNLTDMAARNELDPVINRDDEIRRMIRILSRKTKNNPVLVGEPGVGKTAIVEGLARKIVEGQVPENLKNKDVIELDLASMIAGASYQGQFEKRIKDVLKRIEDANGDIIVFIDEVHMLVGTGKTGADNGMDVANILKPMMARGKLHLIGATTFDEYRKYIEKDAALERRMQKIDIFEPSVEDTITILRGIKERFENYHNVKIQDDALVAAANLSSRYISDRFLPDKAIDLVDEAAATIKTEINFQPEELERAKQNLAKLKMEKIALSNEDKVKHALRLSQIETEIQAAEKKINALQQQWDQEKNRLNYVSQLRSTLDNLQHALTLAQSEAEYEKAAKLMYIEIPKVEKEISQKTAEINAATNSLIKDSVTPEEIASIVSKWTNIPVNKLLEGERQKLLALESALKNKIKGQDAAIKAVVQAVLRAKANINDPNRALASFLFVGPTGVGKTELAKVLASELFDDEKQIIRLDMSEYMEKHSVSKIIGAPPGYIGFDSTHSLTDEIRKRPYSILLLDEIEKAHPEVLNVLLQLLDNGSLTDSKGRAINCRNLIVIMTSNLAAQQILENNIDVSEIKDILLQKLTPEFINRIDEIVKFSALDDEAIKEITRIELEKLAQRVLDSKQIALKFTDKTIDFVAKAGFDQAFGARPIKRYIQNHLEYLLARKIIDQSMVPDKTYQVDLLMGNFTIKEINK; encoded by the coding sequence ATGGATTTTAACTTTGACGAAATTTTAGATTCACTCCAAAATAAAACAAAAAAGAACGATGACGAAGACGACATTTTAAAAAAATACGGTAAAAATTTAACTGATATGGCAGCTCGTAACGAGCTTGATCCAGTCATTAACCGTGACGACGAAATCAGAAGAATGATTAGAATTCTTAGTCGTAAAACCAAAAACAACCCTGTTTTAGTAGGCGAGCCTGGCGTGGGAAAAACAGCAATTGTTGAGGGTTTAGCTCGCAAAATTGTTGAAGGACAAGTACCTGAAAATCTTAAAAATAAAGATGTTATCGAATTGGATCTTGCAAGCATGATTGCTGGTGCTTCTTACCAAGGACAATTCGAAAAAAGAATTAAAGATGTTCTAAAAAGAATAGAAGATGCCAACGGCGACATTATTGTTTTTATTGACGAAGTACATATGTTAGTTGGAACTGGCAAAACTGGTGCTGATAACGGAATGGACGTAGCTAACATTTTAAAACCAATGATGGCACGAGGTAAATTGCATTTAATTGGTGCCACAACTTTTGACGAATATCGCAAATATATCGAAAAAGACGCCGCACTCGAACGAAGAATGCAAAAAATTGATATTTTTGAACCTTCTGTAGAAGATACGATCACCATTCTACGTGGTATTAAGGAACGTTTCGAAAATTATCACAATGTCAAAATTCAAGATGACGCTTTAGTGGCAGCCGCTAACCTTTCATCAAGGTATATTTCTGACAGATTTTTACCTGACAAAGCAATTGACTTAGTTGACGAAGCAGCAGCTACTATCAAAACGGAAATTAATTTTCAACCAGAAGAACTAGAAAGAGCAAAACAAAATTTAGCTAAGCTTAAGATGGAAAAAATCGCTTTATCAAACGAAGATAAGGTTAAACACGCACTTCGACTTAGTCAAATAGAGACTGAAATTCAAGCTGCTGAAAAGAAAATTAACGCTTTACAACAACAATGAGATCAAGAAAAGAATCGTCTCAATTACGTTTCACAATTGCGTAGTACTTTAGATAATTTGCAACACGCTCTCACTTTGGCGCAAAGCGAAGCTGAATATGAAAAAGCCGCAAAATTAATGTACATTGAAATTCCGAAAGTTGAAAAAGAAATTTCACAAAAAACTGCTGAAATCAACGCTGCAACTAATTCGCTTATTAAAGACTCAGTTACTCCTGAAGAAATTGCTTCAATTGTTTCAAAATGAACTAACATTCCTGTTAACAAATTATTAGAAGGCGAACGACAAAAATTATTAGCACTTGAAAGTGCACTCAAAAACAAAATCAAAGGACAAGACGCTGCTATTAAAGCAGTGGTGCAAGCTGTTTTACGTGCAAAGGCCAACATTAACGATCCGAATCGCGCACTTGCTTCCTTTTTATTTGTTGGACCTACTGGTGTGGGTAAAACTGAACTCGCAAAAGTGTTAGCTAGTGAACTTTTTGATGATGAAAAACAAATCATTAGACTTGACATGTCTGAATATATGGAAAAACACTCAGTTTCCAAAATCATCGGTGCTCCTCCAGGATACATTGGTTTTGATTCAACTCACTCATTAACTGACGAAATTCGCAAGAGACCTTATTCGATCTTGTTGCTTGATGAAATTGAAAAAGCTCACCCGGAAGTTCTCAATGTCTTGCTCCAACTTTTGGACAACGGTTCACTTACTGACTCAAAAGGTAGAGCAATTAATTGCCGCAATTTAATAGTCATAATGACTTCTAATTTAGCTGCTCAACAAATTCTTGAAAACAATATTGATGTAAGTGAAATTAAAGACATTTTATTGCAAAAATTAACACCAGAATTTATTAATCGTATTGACGAAATTGTTAAATTCTCTGCGCTTGACGACGAAGCGATTAAAGAAATCACTCGCATTGAACTTGAAAAACTTGCTCAAAGAGTATTGGATTCAAAACAAATTGCACTCAAATTTACTGATAAAACTATTGATTTTGTGGCAAAAGCTGGGTTTGACCAAGCATTTGGTGCACGCCCAATCAAAAGATATATTCAAAATCATCTTGAATACTTGTTAGCGCGCAAAATTATTGACCAGTCGATGGTGCCTGACAAAACCTACCAAGTTGATTTGTTAATGGGAAATTTCACCATTAAAGAAATTAACAAATAA
- a CDS encoding PDxFFG protein — protein sequence MKKFNFKTLVWPKYVLSAGILAAGVATALSAVYLHASKSDEKTGKTNPVAPEALINRFVSNIETDVVAKIVTKDHLSEVASYDFKNDKINYTINGENKSVDVDTYLADYFEANRELPSFQISYGTFNFFNDYIESISAAEFFKFTQWFMQNVSWGPEIITLKSFSLVRGVEHNGNAILLGQHEEKNKEITSISFFVDAFFGSLPIYSTNDGPNNHRDSLTYKLNKNELTATQLQEFLSKINDYNSYANVAKGFTDERNLDLSFRTIANYKELIGTKVWAVKVQDWTTKLEDKLINTVSQAMVEQIKQDFANDGYVYLLLIDGDTEDQARANLQSQFVKYVADDKYNLFDLIDINTVKLEEKSIFSVSTTFLSSITKQGIVRDYLKIFFQDGSSFRLFDLISNTWYETTTDDNVARIVRYNSSSHEYLKLAFDSARDRFRVLTTTYNQALETVANKLKVNAELLAQLNEKFAIYQNTEGIDDTKVDESQEPAENDYSKTAERIRFLRFAKEALFSTHKAKLLFSAYQLIEAFKAETFVQTYNTQEQALLNESTERRDLDVRKSEFTTKINEIYTKYWNDLALLVDGQIDGKVVERQNLTNRFIYNVDLGDLPNYLITLNTLTKKTNEHRINWRDFANLNGFLRKKVSENIVNGVAKENTATKFFFYNNTDEQPLDSLKDNTTSSEIDQEVLINEIHALEARTNAIQTEITNLNSSLFKDEVNGENLSAWTILNSVYATQDVTPLPFNFKLPGHEKFDGSIESNGELKAFLEFSYLRPENQTNSYLELFINYILEGNQNPPANSNENLGLRGILAKANAIIDANAKNIYDALVDVDPATLVQPGQDKATSAAYIAYVSNLLNFFKQTGFTWEQYSNLVGLFNNFDALKKRLANQLSTKITKFNDLQVELAEKTIDLRFKRIVWNLVSNVLNLNNEEFLSAYRTLINTYNTKKNALVSEQKAKLDAQILKTTISKTILLNSIGQQYQANSFGVFYDHKLSDYYKNFVNETLETEAQIKAFFDKIAIYAQNVDFDQARDKFIFSQDEKVSLGRTTISLLDEWAHDANRKSILTLLAGGDREAANPASKNKKKAADVSAEFKNIFKDSSGNTVIDDAVGGENATYLTFFNTFEQIFLNNFSAMLRALKEANFKTKLEKVIARLSKKYEFFKTKHPDPTAYTEDEIRKSNLFLNTILAFNELSKYFNTG from the coding sequence ATGAAAAAATTCAATTTTAAAACTTTAGTGTGACCAAAATATGTGCTTTCGGCCGGAATTTTAGCCGCAGGGGTCGCGACAGCACTTAGTGCTGTTTATTTACACGCAAGTAAGTCTGACGAAAAAACTGGTAAAACAAACCCAGTTGCGCCTGAAGCATTAATTAATCGATTTGTTTCAAATATTGAAACCGATGTTGTTGCGAAAATTGTTACTAAAGATCATCTTTCCGAAGTAGCTAGTTATGATTTCAAAAATGACAAAATTAATTACACAATTAATGGTGAAAACAAATCGGTTGACGTAGACACTTATCTTGCAGACTATTTTGAAGCAAATCGTGAATTGCCTTCGTTTCAAATTTCATATGGTACTTTTAACTTTTTCAATGATTATATTGAATCTATTTCAGCAGCTGAATTTTTCAAATTTACTCAATGATTTATGCAAAATGTTTCTTGAGGACCAGAAATTATTACTCTTAAAAGCTTTTCACTTGTACGTGGTGTAGAACACAATGGAAATGCAATTTTACTTGGACAACACGAAGAAAAGAATAAAGAAATTACTTCGATTTCATTTTTTGTTGACGCATTTTTTGGTTCGCTTCCAATTTATTCAACAAATGATGGTCCGAACAACCACAGAGATTCTCTCACTTACAAACTAAACAAAAACGAATTAACTGCAACACAATTGCAGGAATTTTTATCTAAAATTAATGACTATAACTCTTATGCTAATGTTGCTAAAGGTTTTACTGACGAACGAAATCTTGACTTAAGTTTTAGAACAATTGCTAACTACAAAGAATTAATTGGCACTAAAGTTTGAGCAGTTAAAGTGCAAGATTGAACAACTAAACTTGAAGATAAATTGATTAACACCGTTTCGCAAGCAATGGTTGAACAAATCAAACAGGATTTTGCTAACGATGGTTATGTTTATTTATTGTTAATTGATGGTGACACCGAAGACCAAGCAAGAGCAAACTTGCAATCGCAATTCGTAAAATATGTTGCCGATGACAAATATAATCTCTTTGATTTAATTGATATTAACACTGTTAAATTAGAAGAAAAAAGTATTTTTAGTGTTTCCACAACTTTTCTTTCAAGTATTACAAAACAAGGAATTGTGCGCGATTATCTAAAGATTTTCTTCCAAGATGGTTCTTCATTCCGTCTTTTTGATTTAATTTCAAACACATGGTATGAAACCACCACAGACGATAATGTGGCAAGAATTGTGCGTTATAACAGTAGTTCGCACGAATATCTAAAATTAGCTTTCGACAGCGCGCGTGATCGTTTTCGTGTTTTAACAACCACTTACAACCAAGCACTTGAAACTGTTGCCAACAAACTCAAAGTTAATGCTGAATTGTTAGCACAGTTAAATGAAAAATTTGCCATTTATCAAAACACAGAAGGCATTGATGATACAAAAGTTGATGAAAGTCAAGAGCCAGCCGAAAACGACTATTCAAAAACAGCAGAAAGAATTAGATTTTTAAGATTTGCCAAAGAAGCTTTATTCAGTACACATAAAGCTAAATTATTATTTTCAGCCTATCAATTAATTGAGGCATTTAAGGCAGAAACTTTTGTTCAAACTTACAACACACAAGAACAAGCATTACTTAACGAAAGTACTGAAAGACGTGATCTTGATGTTCGTAAAAGTGAATTTACCACCAAAATCAATGAAATTTATACAAAATATTGAAATGACTTAGCTCTACTTGTTGATGGTCAAATTGATGGCAAAGTAGTTGAACGCCAAAACTTAACTAATCGTTTTATTTACAATGTTGATTTAGGCGACTTACCAAATTATTTAATTACACTAAATACATTAACTAAGAAAACCAATGAACATAGAATTAACTGAAGAGATTTTGCGAATCTCAATGGTTTTTTACGCAAAAAAGTCAGCGAAAATATAGTTAATGGCGTTGCTAAAGAAAATACAGCAACTAAATTTTTCTTTTATAACAACACCGATGAACAACCACTTGATTCACTAAAAGATAACACCACGTCAAGTGAAATTGATCAAGAAGTTTTAATCAATGAAATTCACGCGCTCGAAGCTCGTACCAATGCCATTCAAACTGAAATTACTAACTTAAATAGTTCTCTTTTTAAAGACGAAGTAAATGGAGAGAATTTATCAGCTTGAACTATTTTAAATTCTGTTTATGCTACTCAAGATGTAACCCCATTACCTTTCAATTTCAAATTGCCTGGTCACGAAAAATTTGATGGTTCAATTGAGTCTAATGGCGAACTAAAAGCATTTTTAGAGTTTTCATATCTAAGACCAGAAAATCAAACCAACTCATATTTAGAGTTATTTATTAATTACATTTTGGAAGGTAATCAAAATCCACCAGCCAATTCAAATGAAAACTTAGGTCTTAGAGGTATTTTGGCCAAAGCAAATGCAATTATAGATGCCAATGCTAAAAATATTTATGACGCTTTAGTTGATGTAGATCCTGCTACGCTTGTGCAACCTGGTCAAGACAAGGCCACTAGTGCAGCATACATTGCATATGTTTCGAACCTTTTGAACTTTTTCAAGCAAACAGGTTTTACTTGAGAGCAATATAGTAATTTAGTTGGTCTTTTTAATAATTTTGATGCTTTGAAAAAGAGATTAGCTAACCAACTAAGCACAAAAATTACTAAATTTAACGATTTACAAGTTGAATTAGCAGAAAAAACTATTGATTTACGTTTCAAACGTATTGTTTGAAACTTAGTTTCGAATGTCCTTAATTTGAATAATGAAGAATTTTTAAGCGCATACCGCACTTTAATCAATACTTACAACACAAAGAAAAACGCGTTAGTAAGTGAACAGAAAGCAAAATTAGATGCGCAAATCTTAAAAACTACAATTTCGAAAACAATTTTGTTGAATTCAATTGGACAACAATATCAAGCTAACTCTTTTGGTGTTTTTTATGACCACAAATTAAGTGATTATTATAAAAATTTTGTTAATGAAACATTGGAAACCGAAGCACAAATTAAAGCTTTCTTTGACAAAATTGCAATTTATGCTCAAAATGTTGATTTTGACCAAGCAAGAGACAAGTTTATTTTTTCACAAGATGAAAAAGTTAGTTTAGGTCGCACCACAATTTCATTACTAGACGAGTGAGCACACGACGCAAATCGGAAAAGTATTCTTACTTTACTTGCTGGTGGTGACAGGGAAGCAGCTAATCCAGCAAGCAAAAATAAAAAGAAAGCTGCTGATGTTAGTGCAGAATTTAAAAACATCTTTAAAGACAGTTCAGGAAACACAGTTATTGATGATGCTGTTGGTGGAGAAAACGCAACTTACTTAACATTTTTCAATACTTTTGAACAAATTTTTCTTAATAACTTTAGCGCAATGTTAAGAGCGTTAAAAGAGGCAAACTTTAAAACAAAGCTCGAAAAAGTTATTGCTCGTTTAAGTAAGAAATACGAATTTTTCAAAACTAAACATCCAGATCCAACTGCTTATACCGAAGATGAAATTCGGAAATCAAACTTATTTTTAAACACTATTCTTGCTTTCAATGAACTTTCTAAATACTTTAATACAGGTTAG
- the rplK gene encoding 50S ribosomal protein L11: MAKSKADIVRVRKLQFLAGQAKPGPALAGVGINMPGFTRAFNDATKDRNSEPVPVEITVYKNKSFDFKLFTAPASFKLKQAAKIQSGSAKSKTTKVASITVDQLKEIAEYKLPDLSTDNIESAMKTIAGTARQMGITIEGWDGDK, from the coding sequence ATGGCAAAGTCAAAAGCTGATATTGTTCGTGTTCGTAAGTTGCAATTTTTAGCTGGTCAAGCTAAACCAGGACCTGCACTTGCAGGTGTTGGTATTAACATGCCAGGCTTTACAAGAGCATTTAACGATGCAACAAAAGACAGAAACAGTGAACCTGTTCCTGTAGAAATTACAGTATATAAAAACAAATCATTCGACTTCAAATTATTTACTGCACCTGCAAGTTTCAAACTTAAGCAAGCAGCTAAGATTCAAAGCGGTTCAGCAAAATCAAAAACAACTAAAGTTGCTTCAATTACAGTTGACCAACTTAAAGAAATTGCTGAATACAAATTACCAGATTTAAGTACCGATAACATTGAAAGCGCTATGAAAACCATCGCTGGTACAGCTCGTCAAATGGGAATTACAATCGAAGGTTGAGACGGAGATAAATAA
- the trmB gene encoding tRNA (guanosine(46)-N7)-methyltransferase TrmB: MRLRFDKTAEERIKKSPYYINPTVYPIDLDNHCVVEVGMGKGEMIVELARLHPELKFYGLEKYWTVAAKTLKKAQEYNLQNFFLVIDGAVNLSTIFSGKLNTLWLTFSDPWPKARHERRRLTHKNFLSLYQTLMSDDSLFKFKSDNEKLYHFSLESLQANGWKILANGTDLHNSAYAKDNIMTGYEQKWSALGTSIKYIFARRPKI; encoded by the coding sequence ATGCGTTTAAGATTTGACAAAACGGCCGAAGAACGAATTAAAAAATCGCCTTATTATATTAACCCAACAGTTTATCCTATTGATTTAGATAACCACTGTGTGGTAGAAGTTGGAATGGGCAAAGGCGAAATGATAGTTGAATTAGCAAGATTACATCCAGAATTAAAATTTTACGGCTTAGAAAAATATTGAACTGTTGCGGCTAAAACACTTAAAAAAGCACAAGAATATAATTTGCAAAATTTCTTTTTAGTTATTGACGGTGCAGTGAATTTGTCAACAATTTTTAGTGGTAAGCTTAATACACTTTGACTTACTTTTAGCGATCCTTGACCAAAAGCAAGACACGAACGAAGAAGACTTACACATAAGAATTTTTTAAGTTTATATCAAACATTAATGAGTGATGATTCCTTGTTTAAATTTAAGAGTGATAATGAGAAGTTGTATCATTTTTCACTTGAAAGTTTGCAAGCGAATGGGTGAAAAATTTTAGCAAATGGTACTGATTTGCATAATTCGGCATATGCAAAAGATAACATTATGACAGGCTATGAACAAAAATGAAGTGCTTTAGGTACGAGCATAAAATATATTTTTGCGCGTCGTCCAAAAATTTAA
- the rplA gene encoding 50S ribosomal protein L1: MARRLGKKIKAARESFDRTVAYDLKEALELVKRTSYSKFDGSVELVFKLNLDVRKADQQLRGAVLLPNGTGKSVRVLVVTNNPEKQKLAKATGADQVVDGLELEGKIKEDNFDFDVMVADPAMMPLLGKYGKKLGPKGLMPNPKTGTVTPTPEKAVEELKKGKANYRTDKAGIVHTMIGKVSMDLDKLVENANTVINLIKKLKPAAVKGTYIQNVVVTATMAPGVKVKLGN; this comes from the coding sequence ATGGCTAGAAGATTAGGTAAAAAAATCAAAGCAGCTCGTGAATCATTTGACAGAACAGTTGCTTACGATCTTAAAGAAGCATTAGAATTAGTCAAAAGAACTTCATACAGTAAATTTGATGGCTCAGTAGAATTGGTATTTAAATTAAATCTTGATGTTAGAAAAGCTGACCAACAACTTCGTGGTGCAGTCTTACTTCCAAATGGAACTGGTAAAAGTGTAAGAGTATTAGTTGTTACTAACAACCCTGAAAAACAAAAACTTGCCAAAGCAACTGGTGCTGACCAAGTTGTGGACGGTCTTGAACTTGAAGGTAAAATTAAAGAAGATAACTTTGATTTTGATGTTATGGTTGCTGACCCAGCAATGATGCCACTTTTAGGAAAATACGGTAAAAAACTTGGACCTAAAGGTCTTATGCCAAACCCTAAAACCGGTACAGTTACTCCAACACCTGAAAAAGCTGTTGAAGAACTTAAAAAAGGTAAAGCAAACTATCGTACAGATAAAGCAGGTATTGTTCACACCATGATTGGTAAAGTAAGCATGGATCTTGACAAACTTGTTGAAAATGCAAATACTGTAATTAACTTAATTAAAAAACTTAAACCAGCAGCAGTAAAAGGTACATACATTCAAAACGTTGTTGTAACTGCTACAATGGCTCCTGGTGTAAAAGTAAAATTAGGTAACTAA
- the msrA gene encoding peptide-methionine (S)-S-oxide reductase MsrA, protein MNKKIYLAGGCFWGVQAFLKLQTGVVKTIVGYANSNIPNPTYKDVCDGKSIASEAVEVVYDSNVTSIETLITSLFDVINPTELNKQGPDVGVQYRNGVYFIDANDELIIKNHLEKLAHNYSKPLTTEVLPLLNFYPAEEYHQDYLDKNPSGYCHIKLPKH, encoded by the coding sequence ATGAACAAAAAAATTTATTTAGCAGGCGGTTGTTTTTGAGGTGTGCAAGCTTTTTTAAAATTACAAACAGGTGTGGTAAAAACTATTGTTGGTTATGCAAATTCAAACATTCCAAATCCAACTTATAAAGATGTTTGTGATGGCAAATCTATTGCTAGTGAAGCGGTTGAAGTTGTCTATGACTCAAATGTTACTTCTATCGAAACTTTAATTACTAGTTTATTTGATGTTATTAATCCAACAGAATTAAATAAACAAGGACCAGATGTTGGTGTCCAATATCGCAATGGTGTCTATTTTATAGATGCAAACGATGAATTAATAATCAAAAATCATCTTGAAAAATTAGCACACAATTATAGTAAACCGCTAACCACTGAAGTTTTACCATTGTTAAATTTTTATCCAGCCGAAGAATATCATCAAGATTATTTAGACAAAAATCCTAGTGGTTACTGCCACATTAAGTTACCAAAACACTAA